A window of Pseudomonas mucidolens contains these coding sequences:
- the pgeF gene encoding peptidoglycan editing factor PgeF, whose protein sequence is MSNWLIPDWPAPIGVKACVTTRAGGVSLAPFDSLNLGDHVEDSLEAVLENRRRLTDAFNIQPAWLRQVHGVSVVEADPGRIAEADGSWTSAPGIACTAMTADCLPALFCTRDGSRVAAAHAGWRGLAAGVLEATVDCLQVEPDQVLVWLGPSIGPQAFEVGPEVREAFMRRHPQTSQAFAPSQSPGKFMADIYQLARLRLAARGITAVYGGGFCTVNDPRFFSYRRSPRTGRFASLIWLER, encoded by the coding sequence GTGAGTAACTGGCTGATTCCTGACTGGCCTGCGCCTATCGGGGTGAAAGCCTGTGTCACCACGCGTGCGGGCGGCGTCAGTCTGGCGCCGTTCGACAGCCTCAATCTTGGCGACCATGTCGAGGACAGCCTTGAGGCCGTCCTTGAGAATCGCCGCCGTCTTACCGACGCGTTCAATATCCAGCCGGCCTGGCTGCGCCAGGTTCATGGGGTCAGCGTGGTCGAAGCCGATCCTGGCCGGATTGCCGAAGCCGACGGCAGTTGGACCAGCGCCCCGGGCATCGCGTGCACGGCGATGACCGCGGACTGCTTGCCGGCCTTGTTTTGCACGCGAGACGGCAGCCGCGTTGCCGCCGCTCATGCCGGTTGGCGAGGGTTGGCGGCAGGTGTGTTGGAGGCGACGGTCGACTGTCTGCAGGTCGAGCCTGACCAAGTGCTGGTCTGGCTGGGCCCATCCATCGGTCCGCAGGCCTTCGAAGTTGGCCCGGAAGTGCGTGAAGCCTTTATGCGGCGGCATCCGCAAACGTCGCAAGCCTTCGCTCCCAGCCAATCCCCGGGCAAGTTCATGGCCGACATCTATCAGTTGGCTCGCCTGCGCCTGGCTGCTCGTGGAATAACGGCGGTCTACGGTGGTGGTTTTTGTACCGTGAACGATCCGCGCTTCTTTTCTTACCGTCGCAGTCCTCGCACCGGTCGATTTGCCTCCCTTATCTGGCTCGAACGCTAG
- the clpB gene encoding ATP-dependent chaperone ClpB, protein MRIDRLTSKLQLALSDSQSLAVGLDHPAIEPAHLMQALLEQQGGSIKPLLMQVGFDVNSLRKELSKELDQLPKIQNPTGDVNMSQDLARLLNQADRLAQQKGDQFISSELVLLAAMDDNSKLGKLLLGQGVSKKALENAINNLRGGEAVNDPNHEESRQALDKYTVDLTKRAEDGKLDPVIGRDDEIRRTIQVLQRRTKNNPVLIGEPGVGKTAIAEGLAQRIINGEVPDGLKGKRLLSLDMGALIAGAKFRGEFEERLKSLLNELSKQEGQIILFIDELHTMVGAGKGEGSMDAGNMLKPALARGELHCVGATTLNEYRQYIEKDAALERRFQKVLVEEPSEEDTIAILRGLKERYEVHHKVAITDGAIIAAAKLSHRYITDRQLPDKAIDLIDEAASRIRMEIDSKPEVLDRLERRLIQLKVESQALKKEDDDAAKKRLEKLKEEIVRLEREYSDLEEIWTSEKAEVQGSAQIQLKIEQSRQELEAARRKGDLNRMAELQYGVIPDLERSLQMVDQHGHSENQLLRSKVTEEEIAEVVSKWTGIPVSKMLEGERDKLLKMESLLHQRVIGQEEAVVAVSNAVRRSRAGLSDPNRPSGSFMFLGPTGVGKTELCKALAEFLFDTEEAMVRIDMSEFMEKHSVARLIGAPPGYVGYEEGGYLTEAVRRKPYSVILLDEVEKAHPDVFNVLLQVLEDGRLTDSHGRTVDFRNTVIVMTSNLGSVQIQELVGDREAQRAAVMDALTTHFRPEFINRVDEVVIFEPLARDQIAGITEIQLGRLRSRLAERELSLELSREALDKLIAVGYDPVYGARPLKRAIQRWIENPLAQLILSGSFLPGTSVTATVENDEIVFH, encoded by the coding sequence ATGCGTATTGATCGTTTAACCAGCAAATTACAATTGGCGTTATCGGACTCACAATCCCTGGCGGTTGGCCTCGACCATCCGGCCATCGAGCCTGCGCACTTGATGCAGGCGCTCCTCGAGCAGCAGGGTGGTTCTATCAAGCCCCTGTTGATGCAGGTGGGCTTTGACGTCAACAGCCTGCGCAAGGAATTGAGCAAAGAGCTCGATCAACTGCCGAAAATCCAGAATCCAACGGGCGACGTGAACATGTCCCAGGATCTGGCGCGCCTGCTCAATCAGGCCGACCGCCTGGCCCAGCAGAAGGGCGACCAGTTCATCTCCAGTGAACTGGTGTTGCTCGCCGCCATGGATGACAACAGCAAGCTCGGCAAACTGTTGCTGGGCCAGGGCGTGAGCAAAAAAGCCCTGGAAAACGCCATCAACAATCTGCGTGGCGGCGAGGCGGTGAACGACCCTAATCATGAGGAGTCCCGTCAGGCCCTGGATAAATACACTGTCGACCTGACCAAGCGCGCCGAAGACGGCAAGCTGGACCCGGTGATCGGCCGGGACGATGAAATCCGTCGCACCATTCAGGTCCTGCAGCGCCGTACCAAAAACAACCCGGTGTTGATCGGTGAGCCTGGCGTGGGTAAAACCGCGATTGCCGAGGGCCTGGCCCAGCGCATCATTAATGGTGAAGTGCCGGACGGCCTCAAGGGCAAGCGCCTGCTCTCCCTGGACATGGGGGCGTTGATCGCTGGTGCGAAGTTCCGTGGCGAGTTCGAAGAACGTCTGAAATCCCTGCTGAATGAATTGTCGAAGCAGGAAGGGCAGATCATTCTGTTTATCGACGAACTGCACACCATGGTCGGCGCCGGTAAAGGCGAAGGTTCCATGGATGCTGGCAACATGCTCAAGCCCGCCCTGGCGCGCGGCGAGCTGCACTGCGTCGGTGCTACCACGCTCAACGAATATCGCCAGTACATCGAGAAAGATGCTGCGTTGGAGCGGCGCTTCCAGAAAGTCCTGGTGGAAGAACCCAGCGAAGAAGACACCATCGCGATCCTGCGTGGCCTGAAAGAGCGCTATGAGGTCCACCACAAGGTGGCAATCACTGACGGTGCGATCATTGCGGCGGCCAAGCTGAGCCATCGCTATATCACCGACCGTCAGTTGCCGGACAAGGCCATCGACTTGATCGACGAAGCGGCCAGTCGCATCCGCATGGAGATCGACTCCAAGCCCGAAGTGCTGGATCGCCTGGAGCGGCGCCTGATTCAACTGAAAGTCGAATCCCAGGCACTGAAAAAAGAGGACGACGACGCGGCCAAGAAACGCCTGGAAAAACTCAAGGAAGAAATCGTCCGTCTGGAGCGTGAGTATTCGGACCTCGAGGAAATCTGGACCTCGGAAAAAGCCGAAGTACAGGGTTCCGCGCAGATCCAGCTAAAGATCGAGCAATCACGTCAGGAACTGGAAGCCGCCCGCCGCAAAGGCGACCTGAACCGCATGGCCGAGTTGCAGTACGGAGTGATCCCGGACCTGGAGCGCAGCCTGCAAATGGTCGACCAGCACGGTCACAGCGAAAACCAGTTGCTACGCAGCAAGGTGACCGAGGAAGAAATTGCGGAGGTGGTGTCCAAGTGGACCGGCATTCCGGTGTCGAAAATGCTTGAAGGCGAGCGCGACAAGCTGCTGAAGATGGAAAGCCTGTTGCACCAGCGCGTCATTGGTCAGGAAGAGGCCGTGGTGGCGGTGTCCAACGCGGTACGGCGTTCCAGGGCCGGCTTGTCCGACCCGAACCGTCCGAGCGGCTCGTTCATGTTCCTCGGCCCGACCGGTGTGGGTAAGACCGAGCTGTGCAAGGCATTGGCGGAGTTCCTCTTCGATACCGAAGAGGCCATGGTGCGTATCGATATGTCTGAGTTCATGGAGAAACATTCCGTGGCTCGCCTGATTGGGGCGCCACCAGGCTATGTGGGTTACGAAGAAGGCGGTTATCTGACCGAAGCGGTACGCCGCAAGCCTTACTCGGTCATTCTGCTGGATGAGGTCGAGAAGGCTCACCCGGATGTGTTCAACGTGTTGCTGCAAGTGTTGGAAGATGGCCGTCTGACGGACAGCCACGGGCGCACCGTGGATTTCCGGAATACGGTGATTGTGATGACCTCCAACCTGGGGTCGGTACAGATCCAGGAACTGGTAGGGGATCGTGAAGCCCAGCGTGCGGCGGTGATGGATGCGCTGACCACTCACTTTCGCCCGGAATTTATCAACCGGGTCGATGAGGTGGTGATCTTCGAGCCCCTGGCACGAGATCAGATCGCCGGCATTACCGAGATTCAGTTGGGGCGCCTGCGCAGTCGCTTGGCCGAACGCGAGTTGTCCCTGGAACTGAGCCGAGAGGCGTTGGACAAGCTGATCGCGGTCGGTTACGACCCAGTGTATGGCGCACGGCCGTTGAAACGTGCGATCCAGCGTTGGATCGAGAACCCGCTGGCCCAGCTGATTCTGTCGGGCAGCTTCTTGCCTGGCACCAGTGTTACAGCGACGGTTGAGAACGACGAAATCGTTTTCCACTGA
- a CDS encoding outer membrane protein assembly factor BamD gives MQVKHLLLIAILAMTAACSSTKDVVDENLSEVELYQQAQTDLDNNSYTSATTKLKALESRYPFGRYADQAQLELIYANYKNAEPEAAKSAAERFIRLHPQHPNVDYAYYLKGLTSFDQDVGLLARFLPLDMTKRDPGAARDSYNEFAQLTSRFPNSRYAPDAKQRMIYLRNLLASYEIHVAHYYLSRQAYVAAANRGRYVVENFQETPSVGDGLAVMTEAYQRLHLDQLEATSLETLKLNYPDHPSLQDGQFVPQVAEADNRSWLSKYTLGLIESRPPLPPGETRANQDVIKQYQDAKDAIPAELKPQDENGDVIEEQEPEALGNNEDRSWFSYMTFGVFD, from the coding sequence ATGCAAGTGAAACACCTGCTGCTGATCGCCATCCTCGCCATGACTGCTGCTTGCTCGTCAACCAAGGACGTCGTTGACGAAAACCTCAGCGAAGTCGAGCTGTACCAGCAAGCTCAGACCGATCTGGACAATAATAGCTACACCAGCGCTACCACCAAGCTCAAGGCGCTGGAGTCGCGTTACCCGTTTGGTCGCTATGCCGACCAGGCCCAGCTTGAGCTGATCTACGCCAACTACAAGAATGCCGAGCCGGAAGCTGCCAAGTCCGCCGCCGAGCGTTTTATCCGTCTGCACCCTCAGCACCCGAACGTGGACTACGCCTACTACCTCAAGGGCCTGACCTCGTTTGACCAGGACGTCGGCCTGCTGGCGCGCTTCCTGCCGCTGGACATGACCAAGCGTGACCCCGGTGCCGCTCGCGACTCCTATAACGAGTTCGCCCAGCTGACCAGCCGCTTCCCCAACAGCCGCTACGCTCCCGACGCCAAGCAGCGCATGATCTACCTGCGCAACTTGCTGGCGTCCTACGAAATCCATGTGGCACATTACTACCTAAGCCGTCAGGCGTATGTAGCAGCCGCCAACCGTGGTCGCTACGTGGTGGAAAACTTCCAGGAAACCCCTTCGGTGGGTGACGGCCTGGCAGTGATGACCGAGGCTTATCAACGCCTGCATCTGGACCAGCTGGAGGCCACCAGCCTGGAAACCTTGAAGCTCAACTACCCGGATCATCCGAGCCTGCAGGACGGCCAGTTCGTCCCACAGGTTGCCGAAGCGGACAACCGCTCGTGGCTGAGCAAATACACCCTGGGCCTGATCGAATCCCGTCCTCCGCTGCCGCCGGGCGAAACCCGCGCCAACCAGGACGTGATCAAGCAGTACCAGGATGCCAAGGACGCCATTCCTGCGGAATTGAAACCTCAGGATGAAAACGGCGACGTGATTGAAGAGCAGGAACCCGAAGCGCTCGGCAACAATGAAGACCGCTCGTGGTTCAGCTACATGACGTTTGGCGTCTTTGACTGA
- the rluD gene encoding 23S rRNA pseudouridine(1911/1915/1917) synthase RluD: protein MSDKIELRAEVPSELGGQRLDQVAAQLFAEHSRSRLSAWIKDGRLTVDGAVIRPRDIVHGGAILELTAEQEAQGEWIAQDIELDIVYEDDDILVINKPAGLVVHPAAGHADGTLLNALLHHVPDIINVPRCGIVHRLDKDTTGLMVVAKTIQAQTQLVTQLQSRSVSRIYECIVIGVVVAGGKINAPIGRHGQQRQRMAVMEGGKQAVSHYRVLERFRSHTHVRVKLETGRTHQIRVHMAHINFPLVGDPAYGGRFRIPPAASQTMVESLKTFPRQALHARFLELDHPTSGKRMSWESPLPDDFVWLLSLLKQDREAFVG from the coding sequence ATGTCCGATAAAATTGAACTTCGCGCAGAGGTGCCGTCCGAATTGGGCGGCCAACGCCTCGATCAAGTCGCCGCACAATTATTCGCTGAGCACTCGCGCTCGCGCCTTTCCGCCTGGATCAAAGACGGCCGCCTGACTGTGGATGGAGCGGTTATCCGCCCGCGAGACATAGTCCATGGCGGTGCGATCCTTGAGCTGACTGCCGAGCAGGAAGCCCAGGGAGAATGGATTGCCCAGGACATCGAGCTGGATATCGTCTATGAAGACGACGATATCCTGGTCATCAACAAACCCGCAGGCCTGGTGGTTCACCCGGCGGCCGGGCACGCTGATGGCACTTTGCTCAATGCCCTGTTGCACCATGTGCCGGACATCATCAATGTCCCGCGCTGCGGCATTGTCCACCGTCTGGACAAGGACACCACCGGTCTGATGGTGGTGGCCAAGACCATTCAGGCGCAGACGCAGTTGGTAACACAACTGCAAAGCCGCAGCGTCAGCCGGATCTACGAATGCATCGTGATCGGGGTGGTCGTGGCCGGTGGCAAGATCAATGCGCCCATTGGTCGCCACGGCCAGCAGCGCCAGCGCATGGCGGTGATGGAGGGCGGCAAACAAGCTGTCAGCCATTACCGCGTGCTGGAGCGTTTCCGCTCCCACACCCATGTGCGGGTCAAGCTGGAAACCGGCCGGACCCACCAGATTCGGGTACATATGGCGCACATCAACTTTCCGTTGGTCGGCGACCCGGCCTACGGCGGTCGCTTCCGCATTCCGCCAGCGGCCAGTCAGACCATGGTTGAATCGCTGAAGACATTCCCGCGCCAGGCCTTGCATGCACGCTTCCTGGAACTGGATCATCCGACGAGCGGCAAGCGAATGAGCTGGGAATCGCCACTGCCGGACGATTTTGTCTGGTTGTTGTCGCTGCTCAAGCAGGATCGCGAGGCGTTTGTCGGGTGA